A genomic segment from Microcella flavibacter encodes:
- a CDS encoding Gfo/Idh/MocA family protein, with the protein MTSLRDPRTLRAGIIGTGAIAGAHALAIERSGLGRLVGVVDRDPAAAAAFVERIAEPAASAPAGAAPTAAASAPAPVPAVFADLDGMLAAGIDVLHVCTPPGVHVEQAVAALEAGVHVVVEKPPALSLDELDRMSAAARAADRQLAVVFQQRTGTAAARVRELLRSGALGRPLIATCHTLWFRDPAYFAVPWRGSWATEGGGPTLGHGIHQIDLLAWLVGDWQSVTAQLWRLDRETGTEDSSTAVVTFEGGLVASIVTSAVAPRETSSIRIDTKRATITVDHLYGHGHENWRIAPAPHVSAEEAAGWALPDAGERSGHDPLVREVYAALLAGEPLPSTASDPARSFELVTAIYASAEHGRAVTAEELRSDARFRAGLESTVVERRPGR; encoded by the coding sequence ATGACCTCCCTCCGCGACCCCCGCACCCTCCGCGCGGGCATCATCGGCACGGGCGCCATCGCCGGCGCTCACGCCCTCGCCATCGAGCGCAGCGGGCTCGGCCGGCTCGTCGGGGTCGTCGACCGCGACCCGGCCGCCGCCGCCGCTTTCGTCGAGCGCATCGCTGAGCCGGCCGCCTCCGCCCCCGCCGGAGCCGCCCCCACGGCCGCCGCCTCTGCCCCTGCCCCGGTCCCCGCGGTCTTCGCCGACCTCGACGGGATGCTCGCCGCCGGCATCGATGTGCTGCACGTCTGCACCCCTCCCGGCGTGCACGTCGAGCAGGCCGTCGCCGCGCTCGAGGCCGGGGTGCACGTGGTGGTCGAGAAGCCGCCCGCCCTGAGCCTCGACGAGCTCGACCGCATGTCGGCCGCGGCGCGGGCGGCCGATCGGCAGCTCGCGGTCGTGTTCCAGCAGCGCACGGGAACCGCCGCCGCCCGCGTGCGCGAGCTGCTGCGCAGCGGGGCGCTCGGCCGACCGCTCATCGCGACCTGCCACACCCTGTGGTTCCGCGACCCGGCGTACTTCGCCGTGCCGTGGCGCGGCAGCTGGGCGACGGAGGGCGGCGGGCCGACCCTCGGCCACGGCATCCACCAGATCGATCTGCTCGCCTGGCTGGTCGGCGACTGGCAGAGCGTGACGGCGCAGCTGTGGCGGCTCGACCGCGAGACCGGCACCGAGGACTCGTCGACGGCGGTCGTGACCTTCGAGGGAGGGCTCGTGGCGAGCATCGTGACGAGCGCGGTGGCGCCGCGCGAGACGAGCTCGATCCGCATCGACACCAAGCGCGCGACGATCACGGTCGACCACCTCTACGGCCACGGGCACGAGAACTGGCGCATCGCCCCGGCCCCGCACGTGAGCGCCGAGGAGGCCGCGGGCTGGGCGCTGCCCGACGCCGGGGAGCGCAGCGGCCACGACCCGCTCGTGCGCGAGGTCTACGCCGCGCTGCTCGCGGGCGAGCCGCTGCCGTCGACGGCGAGCGATCCGGCCCGCAGCTTCGAGCTCGTGACGGCGATCTACGCGAGCGCCGAGCACGGCCGAGCCGTCACCGCCGAGGAGCTGCGCTCCGACGCGCGGTTCCGCGCCGGCCTCGAGAGCACGGTCGTCGAGCGCCGCCCCGGGCGATGA
- a CDS encoding LacI family DNA-binding transcriptional regulator has translation MTDTLRSSPATLHDVAREAGVSLATASRSLNGSTRKVNEDYRARVLAAAERLGYVANLSAQTIAKGTSSTLALLVSDIADPYFAAIAAGVLSGAEQAGLITTMGITQRSAERELDLVKTLRGQRPRVLILTGSRYVDAALDEALTRELQAFESTGGRVVMVSQRSLPFDTVQTDNYGGARELAESLVGQGYRSFAALTGVSSLMTARDRLAGFRDGLAAHGLSLPDERVVETEFTRAGGYDGAGQLLARGLDDAELLFAVNDVMAVGAMSRLREEGIDVPGSLAVAGFDDISTARDVTPALSTVRLPLEQVGAAAIELALAGPRGDEPTLVTLGGEVVLRASTPARG, from the coding sequence GTGACCGACACCCTGCGCAGCAGCCCCGCGACGCTGCACGACGTGGCGCGCGAGGCCGGCGTCTCGCTCGCCACCGCCTCCCGCTCGCTCAACGGCAGCACCCGCAAGGTCAACGAGGACTACCGCGCCCGCGTGCTCGCCGCCGCCGAGCGCCTGGGCTACGTCGCCAACCTCTCGGCGCAGACCATCGCCAAGGGAACCTCGTCGACCCTCGCCCTGCTCGTCAGCGACATCGCCGACCCCTACTTCGCCGCCATCGCCGCGGGCGTGCTCAGCGGAGCCGAGCAGGCCGGCCTCATCACGACCATGGGCATCACGCAGCGCAGCGCCGAGCGCGAGCTCGACCTCGTCAAGACGCTGCGCGGGCAGCGGCCGCGCGTGCTCATCCTCACCGGATCCCGCTACGTCGACGCCGCCCTCGACGAGGCCCTCACCCGCGAGCTGCAGGCCTTCGAGTCGACCGGCGGCCGCGTCGTCATGGTCTCGCAGCGCTCGCTGCCCTTCGACACCGTGCAGACCGACAACTACGGCGGCGCGCGCGAGCTCGCCGAATCGCTCGTCGGCCAGGGCTACCGCTCGTTCGCCGCCCTCACCGGCGTCAGCTCGCTCATGACGGCGCGCGACCGCCTCGCCGGGTTCCGCGACGGACTCGCCGCGCACGGCCTGAGCCTGCCCGACGAGCGCGTCGTCGAGACCGAGTTCACCCGCGCCGGCGGCTACGACGGCGCCGGTCAGCTGCTCGCCCGCGGCCTCGACGACGCCGAACTGCTCTTCGCCGTCAACGACGTCATGGCCGTCGGCGCCATGTCGCGCCTGCGCGAGGAGGGCATCGACGTGCCCGGGTCGCTCGCCGTCGCCGGCTTCGACGACATCTCCACCGCGCGCGACGTCACCCCCGCGCTCAGCACCGTGCGCCTGCCGCTCGAGCAGGTCGGCGCCGCCGCCATCGAGCTCGCGCTCGCGGGCCCGCGCGGCGACGAGCCGACCCTCGTGACCCTCGGCGGCGAGGTCGTGCTGCGCGCGAGCACCCCGGCGCGCGGGTAG
- a CDS encoding family 43 glycosylhydrolase, whose protein sequence is MSAPDGARDQPAPAPLFRDPVHDGASDPTLIRDRATGELVMLYTQRRARHEGPGVEWVHGSRIGVARRGPRPDDAWRYEGVLEGLEQVPGREETHWAPEVIAVPGGYRMFLTVIDGAPDRWEGHPRSIVEYRSPDLRSWTRIGPLPLASDRVIDACVAHGPDGVWRLWYKNEADDSTTWMAESDDLETWRDGGRVIGGRPHEGPTVFALGGWWWMLVDEWRGMAVHRSADAVTWHRQGGPDAVVLGPAADPAAARPLDGEMGRHGAAFVEGPLAALVYFTEP, encoded by the coding sequence ATGAGCGCGCCCGACGGCGCGCGCGACCAGCCAGCCCCCGCCCCGCTGTTCCGCGACCCCGTGCACGACGGCGCGAGCGACCCCACCCTCATCCGCGACCGCGCCACGGGCGAGCTCGTCATGCTCTACACGCAGCGCCGCGCCCGCCACGAGGGCCCCGGCGTCGAGTGGGTGCACGGCAGCCGCATCGGCGTCGCCCGCCGCGGCCCCCGACCCGACGACGCCTGGCGGTACGAAGGCGTGCTCGAGGGCCTCGAGCAGGTGCCCGGCCGGGAGGAGACGCACTGGGCTCCCGAGGTGATCGCCGTGCCGGGCGGCTACCGCATGTTCCTCACGGTGATCGACGGCGCTCCCGATCGGTGGGAGGGGCATCCACGGTCGATCGTCGAGTACCGCAGCCCCGATCTGCGCAGCTGGACGCGCATCGGCCCGCTGCCGCTCGCGAGCGACCGCGTCATCGACGCCTGCGTCGCGCACGGCCCCGACGGCGTCTGGCGCCTCTGGTACAAGAACGAGGCCGACGACTCGACGACGTGGATGGCCGAGAGCGACGACCTCGAGACCTGGCGCGACGGCGGGCGGGTCATCGGCGGGCGCCCGCACGAGGGCCCGACGGTCTTCGCCCTCGGCGGCTGGTGGTGGATGCTCGTCGACGAGTGGCGCGGCATGGCCGTGCACCGCTCGGCCGACGCCGTGACGTGGCACCGCCAGGGCGGCCCCGACGCGGTGGTGCTCGGCCCCGCCGCCGATCCCGCCGCTGCGCGCCCGCTCGACGGCGAGATGGGGCGGCACGGCGCGGCCTTCGTCGAGGGGCCGCTCGCCGCGCTCGTGTACTTCACCGAGCCATAG
- a CDS encoding beta-galactosidase, whose amino-acid sequence MHYGADYNPEQWPEDIWPDDVARMREAGVTMVSLGIFAWSRIQPAEGEFDFAWLDRVIDLLHAGGIAVDLATATASPPPWATTRYPEMLPQDADGVTYGPGSRQQYAPSSPVYRRLAGELVRAIGRRYAQHPAVVLWHVNNEYGCHVNADYSDNARDAFRGWLRARYGTIDALNAAWGTMFWSQRYGSFDEVLPPRKAPYSHNPGQALDFRRFTSDAMLECYLMEKAILREVGATQPITTNFMGPFKPADYAQWAPHVDVISDDAYPDPNEPESFRDAAMQRDLMRSLKPGTGWLLMEQATNALNWRPTNAPKAPGQMAALSMQSVARGADGILFFQWRQSRAGAEKFHSAMLPHAGTDTRTWREVTGLGERLAALPELPVPGREARVALVIDWQNWWAVEASDHPVVLDYLRVVQRWYRALHRRHVMVDLVPASRLDDGYDLAIAPALYLLTDSDAAIVRTFVEGGGHLLAGPFTDVVDESDRFREGGFLTQLGGMLGVRLEDFGALVDPASPAEVPGERFAPLHGPFGTVTGTLLAEELHLLGVAGADDAPAPAEVEARFTAGRRAGDPALTVRRHGRGSARYLATVPDEQGADAIVGHVLAAAGVAPVLPGLPAHVEAARRGDVVTVINHAAHPVTVEAAGVDVESGERVSSLELEPFGVRLLRPEA is encoded by the coding sequence ATGCACTACGGAGCCGACTACAACCCCGAGCAGTGGCCGGAGGATATCTGGCCCGACGACGTCGCCCGCATGCGCGAGGCCGGCGTCACGATGGTCAGCCTCGGCATCTTCGCCTGGTCGCGCATCCAGCCCGCCGAGGGCGAGTTCGACTTCGCGTGGCTCGACCGGGTCATCGACCTGCTGCACGCCGGCGGCATCGCCGTGGACCTCGCCACGGCGACGGCCTCGCCTCCGCCGTGGGCGACGACGCGGTACCCCGAGATGCTGCCGCAGGATGCGGATGGGGTGACGTACGGGCCGGGCAGCCGGCAGCAGTACGCGCCCTCCTCGCCGGTGTACCGCCGGCTGGCGGGCGAGTTGGTGCGCGCCATCGGGCGGCGCTACGCCCAGCATCCCGCCGTCGTGCTCTGGCACGTCAACAACGAGTACGGCTGCCACGTCAACGCCGACTACTCCGACAACGCGCGCGACGCCTTCCGCGGCTGGCTGCGAGCGCGCTACGGCACGATCGACGCCCTCAACGCGGCCTGGGGCACGATGTTCTGGTCGCAGCGCTACGGATCCTTCGACGAGGTGCTGCCGCCGCGCAAGGCCCCGTACTCGCACAACCCCGGGCAGGCGCTCGACTTCCGCAGGTTCACGAGCGACGCGATGCTCGAGTGCTACCTGATGGAGAAGGCCATCCTGCGCGAGGTGGGCGCGACGCAGCCCATCACGACGAACTTCATGGGCCCGTTCAAGCCCGCCGACTACGCGCAGTGGGCCCCCCACGTCGACGTCATCAGCGACGACGCCTACCCCGACCCGAACGAGCCCGAGAGCTTCCGCGACGCGGCCATGCAGCGCGACCTCATGCGCTCGCTCAAGCCCGGCACCGGCTGGCTGCTCATGGAGCAGGCCACGAACGCCCTCAACTGGCGGCCGACGAACGCCCCGAAGGCGCCGGGGCAGATGGCGGCGCTCAGCATGCAGTCGGTTGCCCGCGGCGCCGACGGCATCCTGTTCTTCCAGTGGCGGCAGTCCCGGGCCGGGGCTGAGAAGTTCCACTCGGCGATGCTGCCCCACGCCGGTACCGACACCCGCACCTGGCGCGAGGTCACCGGCCTGGGCGAGCGCCTCGCCGCCCTGCCCGAGCTGCCCGTGCCCGGTCGCGAGGCCCGCGTCGCCCTCGTCATCGACTGGCAGAACTGGTGGGCCGTCGAGGCGAGCGACCACCCTGTCGTGCTCGACTACTTGCGCGTCGTGCAGCGCTGGTACCGCGCGCTGCACCGCCGCCACGTCATGGTCGACCTCGTGCCCGCGAGCCGGCTCGACGACGGCTACGACCTCGCGATCGCGCCCGCGCTGTACCTGCTGACCGACTCCGACGCGGCCATCGTCCGCACCTTCGTCGAGGGCGGCGGGCACCTGCTCGCCGGTCCCTTCACCGACGTGGTCGACGAGAGTGACCGGTTCCGCGAGGGCGGCTTCCTCACCCAGCTGGGCGGGATGCTCGGCGTGCGCCTCGAGGACTTCGGCGCGCTCGTCGACCCCGCGTCGCCGGCCGAGGTGCCCGGCGAGCGGTTCGCGCCGCTGCACGGGCCGTTCGGCACGGTGACGGGCACGCTGCTCGCGGAGGAGCTGCACCTGCTCGGCGTCGCCGGGGCGGACGACGCACCCGCCCCCGCCGAGGTCGAGGCCCGCTTCACCGCCGGCCGCCGCGCCGGCGACCCGGCCCTCACCGTGCGGCGTCACGGCCGCGGCTCCGCCCGCTACCTCGCGACCGTGCCCGACGAGCAGGGCGCCGACGCGATCGTCGGGCACGTGCTCGCCGCCGCCGGGGTCGCTCCCGTGCTGCCGGGACTGCCGGCGCACGTCGAGGCGGCGCGCCGCGGCGACGTGGTGACCGTCATCAATCACGCCGCGCATCCCGTCACGGTCGAGGCCGCGGGCGTCGACGTCGAGTCGGGCGAGCGCGTGAGCTCGCTCGAGCTCGAGCCGTTCGGGGTGCGCCTCCTGCGACCGGAGGCCTGA
- a CDS encoding beta-galactosidase yields the protein MTQRRDAALTIRASAPVLSLPTPLMSHGDDRHDRVALGPGRVERDGRPWIPVSGELHPTRVPRRHWRERLQLLRSGGVSVVSSYVIWIHHQPEPGPARFDGQRDVAAFVALAAEVGLDVVLRVGPWVHGEVRNGGLPDWVQAADVRHRTDDPAYLARVEEWFAALGAHLAGVCGPSSPVIAVQLENELIDQPGHLVMLAAMAR from the coding sequence ATGACGCAGCGACGGGATGCCGCGCTCACGATCCGCGCATCCGCCCCGGTTCTCTCCCTGCCGACGCCCCTCATGTCGCACGGCGACGACCGCCACGACCGCGTCGCGCTCGGCCCGGGCCGGGTCGAGCGCGACGGGCGGCCCTGGATCCCCGTGAGCGGCGAGCTGCACCCCACGCGGGTGCCGCGCCGGCACTGGCGGGAGCGCCTGCAGCTCCTGCGCTCCGGCGGCGTGAGCGTCGTCTCGAGCTACGTCATCTGGATCCACCACCAGCCCGAGCCGGGTCCGGCCCGCTTCGACGGGCAGCGCGACGTCGCCGCCTTCGTGGCGCTCGCCGCCGAGGTGGGCCTCGACGTCGTGCTGCGCGTCGGCCCGTGGGTGCACGGCGAGGTGCGCAACGGCGGCCTGCCCGACTGGGTGCAGGCGGCCGACGTGCGGCACCGCACCGACGACCCCGCCTACCTCGCGCGCGTCGAGGAGTGGTTCGCCGCGCTCGGGGCACACCTGGCCGGCGTGTGCGGGCCGTCCTCGCCCGTCATCGCCGTGCAGCTCGAGAACGAGCTCATCGATCAGCCCGGGCACCTCGTAATGCTCGCCGCTATGGCTCGGTGA
- a CDS encoding rhamnogalacturonan lyase family protein — MALVTATAVASSLAVAAPAAAAEPFAGLRLDAGPAGAPLAAGFTALDRTMAYTPERGFGFVATGGLNDRNRGAAPGELGAMIGDFIISGAPFELVVDVPNGLYDITTWSGDLIASSQTRFTIEGRDAGTGNAASGFVTEADRGPVTVTDGQLNVVIGGNSSRFNGIAVIPALLAPAELRLVDLDVSAAQPTAELAWNPVDGASYRVLRTGEGDAAPTVLSETAEPTFTDTSARLGRQYRYAVIALDGTGRESVASNELVVSYVDAELAPPAAPTGLAVTSIEKNLVELGWQAEGEPAYAIVERASSAEGPWAVVAEVEGTSYRDTDVLTTIPYFYRVRSVNAGGASPVSEVLASEAVTVLQRQTEYLDRAPAAVPSDDGVLVSWRMLGDDAETTAFHVYRDGERITESPVTATTSILDAEGSEQSQYLVTEVVGDREVTATEPFGVWEQEYFSIPLDRPADGVTPGGQAYSYRANDASVGDVDGDGTYELIQMWEPSNARDNSQSGTTGPVYVDAYRFDGTKLWRIDLGRNIRAGAHYTMPQVFDYDGDGKAEVIMKTADATVDGTGVVIGDANADYRNSGGYILSGPEFLTLFDGETGAALDTIDYTPARGNIGSWGDTYGNRIDRFLAGTAYLNGETPSAIFSRGYYTRAVVAAYDVVDDRLVERWVLNSDDPGNGALYGQGNHNLSVQDVDGDGLDEIVFGSATIDDDGTLLYSTGLGHGDALHVGDHLPERDGLEVFAAHESMGESGNRGATMRDARTGEIIFGIPATRDTGRAATADIDARFPGNESWAIGGTGAFDSPVGTLVAADGAVIGTAIPAANFVGWWDGDPLREIVDNDYDATIAAGVPTIAKWNVETQSEDVILRAEGAFTNNTTKATPILQADLFGDWREELVWRSEDSSEARVYSTPHPSFFIGDGMEMPPAPPIVFTNAPEEVADSSAPDIAGVQDALLAESATLDLAVTAADPESGIRSLVVEFDGERVAADASIALDGLVGERTLTVRAVNNAGLSTEVSSTITVFADSGAEAAPARGVLTSTSGWEYGLSDGTFAIMMNLWWGENATAYRLYQDGVLVDTQLLTADSPNGQVASTRFSGLPDGRYVFTGELLNAAGTTATTSVTVVVRDAAPGTPVVSSDYSRDRDSDYTLTTNLWWGTNATEYRLLENGVVIDEQTLVGQTPLAQRATTSVTDREPGTYVYVAEFENAAGVTSSRELTVRVR; from the coding sequence ATGGCGCTCGTCACGGCGACCGCCGTCGCCTCCTCGCTCGCGGTCGCCGCACCCGCGGCCGCCGCGGAGCCCTTCGCAGGGCTCCGCCTCGATGCGGGCCCTGCCGGCGCACCGCTCGCCGCCGGCTTCACCGCCCTCGACCGCACCATGGCCTACACGCCCGAGCGCGGTTTCGGCTTCGTCGCGACCGGCGGGCTCAACGACCGCAACCGCGGCGCGGCCCCGGGCGAGCTCGGCGCCATGATCGGCGACTTCATCATCTCGGGCGCTCCGTTCGAGCTCGTCGTCGACGTTCCGAACGGCCTCTACGACATCACCACCTGGAGCGGGGACCTCATCGCCTCGAGCCAGACCCGGTTCACCATCGAGGGTCGCGACGCCGGCACGGGCAACGCCGCCTCCGGCTTCGTCACCGAGGCCGACCGCGGCCCGGTCACGGTCACCGACGGGCAGCTGAACGTCGTCATCGGCGGCAACTCCTCTCGCTTCAACGGCATCGCGGTCATCCCCGCGCTGCTCGCGCCGGCCGAGCTGCGCCTCGTCGATCTCGACGTCTCCGCGGCCCAGCCCACAGCCGAGCTCGCCTGGAACCCCGTCGACGGCGCGAGCTACCGCGTGCTGCGCACCGGCGAGGGCGACGCCGCCCCCACCGTGCTGAGCGAGACCGCCGAGCCGACGTTCACCGACACCTCCGCGCGCCTCGGCCGCCAGTACCGGTACGCGGTGATCGCGCTCGACGGCACGGGCCGCGAGTCGGTCGCCTCGAACGAGCTCGTCGTCTCCTACGTCGACGCCGAGCTCGCACCGCCCGCGGCCCCCACCGGCCTCGCCGTGACGAGCATCGAGAAGAACCTCGTCGAGCTCGGCTGGCAGGCCGAGGGCGAACCGGCCTACGCCATCGTCGAGCGAGCCTCGAGCGCCGAGGGCCCCTGGGCCGTCGTCGCCGAGGTCGAGGGCACGAGCTACCGCGACACGGACGTGCTCACGACGATCCCCTACTTCTACCGGGTGCGCTCGGTGAACGCGGGCGGAGCATCCCCCGTCTCGGAGGTGCTCGCGAGCGAGGCCGTCACCGTGCTGCAGCGCCAGACCGAGTACCTCGACCGCGCCCCCGCGGCGGTTCCGAGCGATGACGGCGTGCTGGTCTCGTGGCGGATGCTCGGCGACGACGCCGAGACCACCGCCTTCCACGTCTACCGCGACGGCGAGCGCATCACCGAGTCGCCCGTCACCGCGACCACCTCGATCCTCGACGCCGAGGGCTCGGAGCAGTCGCAGTACCTCGTCACCGAGGTCGTCGGCGACCGCGAGGTCACGGCGACCGAGCCGTTCGGCGTGTGGGAGCAGGAGTACTTCTCCATCCCGCTCGACCGCCCGGCCGACGGCGTCACCCCCGGCGGCCAGGCCTACAGCTACCGCGCGAACGACGCGAGCGTCGGCGACGTCGACGGCGACGGCACCTACGAGCTCATCCAGATGTGGGAGCCCTCGAACGCGCGCGACAACTCGCAGAGCGGCACGACCGGCCCCGTCTACGTCGACGCCTACCGCTTCGACGGCACGAAGCTGTGGCGCATCGACCTCGGCCGCAACATCCGGGCCGGGGCGCACTACACGATGCCCCAGGTCTTCGACTACGACGGCGACGGCAAGGCCGAGGTCATCATGAAGACCGCGGACGCCACCGTCGACGGCACGGGCGTCGTCATCGGCGATGCGAACGCCGACTACCGCAACAGCGGCGGGTACATCCTCAGCGGGCCCGAGTTCCTCACGCTGTTCGACGGCGAGACGGGTGCGGCGCTCGACACGATCGACTACACGCCGGCCCGCGGCAATATCGGCTCGTGGGGCGACACCTACGGCAACCGCATCGACCGCTTCCTCGCGGGCACGGCGTACCTGAACGGTGAGACGCCGAGCGCGATCTTCAGCCGCGGGTACTACACGCGCGCGGTGGTCGCGGCCTACGACGTGGTCGACGACCGGCTCGTCGAGCGCTGGGTGCTGAACTCCGACGACCCGGGCAACGGGGCGCTGTACGGGCAGGGCAACCACAACCTGTCGGTGCAGGACGTCGACGGCGACGGTCTCGACGAGATCGTCTTCGGCTCGGCGACGATCGACGACGACGGCACGCTGCTCTACAGCACGGGCCTCGGCCACGGCGATGCGCTGCACGTGGGCGACCACCTGCCCGAGCGCGACGGCCTCGAGGTCTTCGCCGCGCACGAGAGCATGGGCGAGTCGGGCAACCGGGGTGCCACCATGCGGGATGCGCGCACCGGCGAGATCATCTTCGGGATCCCGGCGACGCGCGACACCGGTCGCGCGGCGACCGCCGACATCGACGCCCGGTTCCCGGGCAACGAGTCGTGGGCCATCGGCGGCACGGGCGCGTTCGACTCGCCCGTCGGCACGCTCGTGGCGGCTGACGGTGCGGTCATCGGCACCGCCATCCCCGCGGCGAACTTCGTCGGCTGGTGGGACGGCGACCCGCTGCGCGAGATCGTCGACAACGACTACGACGCGACGATCGCCGCGGGCGTGCCGACGATCGCGAAGTGGAACGTCGAGACCCAGAGCGAGGACGTCATCCTGCGCGCGGAGGGGGCCTTCACCAACAACACCACGAAGGCGACGCCCATCCTGCAGGCCGACCTCTTCGGCGACTGGCGCGAGGAGCTCGTCTGGCGCAGCGAGGACAGCTCGGAGGCGCGCGTCTACTCGACGCCGCACCCGAGCTTCTTCATCGGGGACGGCATGGAGATGCCGCCGGCGCCGCCGATCGTGTTCACGAACGCTCCCGAGGAGGTCGCCGACTCCTCGGCGCCCGACATCGCGGGGGTGCAGGATGCCCTGCTCGCCGAGTCGGCGACGCTCGACCTGGCCGTGACCGCCGCCGACCCCGAGTCGGGCATCCGCTCGCTGGTCGTGGAGTTCGACGGCGAGCGGGTGGCGGCCGATGCGTCGATCGCGCTCGACGGCCTCGTCGGGGAGCGCACCCTCACGGTGCGCGCCGTCAACAACGCCGGGCTCTCGACCGAGGTCTCGTCGACGATCACCGTGTTCGCCGACTCCGGAGCCGAGGCGGCCCCGGCGCGCGGCGTGCTCACGTCGACGAGCGGGTGGGAGTACGGCCTCAGCGACGGCACCTTCGCCATCATGATGAACCTGTGGTGGGGCGAGAACGCCACCGCCTACCGGCTCTACCAGGACGGCGTGCTCGTCGACACCCAGCTGCTGACCGCCGACTCGCCGAACGGGCAGGTCGCGAGCACCCGCTTCAGCGGGCTGCCCGACGGCCGGTACGTCTTCACGGGCGAACTGCTCAACGCGGCCGGCACGACGGCCACCACCTCGGTGACCGTCGTGGTGCGCGACGCGGCGCCCGGCACCCCCGTGGTGTCGAGCGACTACTCGCGCGACCGCGACAGCGACTACACCCTGACCACGAACCTGTGGTGGGGCACGAACGCGACCGAGTACCGGCTGCTCGAGAACGGCGTCGTCATCGACGAGCAGACCCTCGTGGGGCAGACGCCGCTCGCCCAGCGGGCGACGACGTCGGTGACCGACCGGGAGCCGGGCACGTACGTCTACGTGGCTGAGTTCGAGAACGCGGCCGGGGTCACCTCCAGCCGTGAGCTGACGGTGCGGGTGCGGTAG